A window of Mytilus edulis chromosome 10, xbMytEdul2.2, whole genome shotgun sequence contains these coding sequences:
- the LOC139492706 gene encoding CD59 glycoprotein-like: MEHFCLAVILLSVSLQELTGLQCYSCDDVQHPSQCNVSQNCSQSDKVCITAENVNSNFQFSYKLGCADNVYCHTQKKRNLRHFCCSSNLCNKYDITTSATKLTSKTTSTIKPSTTVQIATTPLHHTTSK, translated from the exons ATGGAACATTTTTGTCTAG CGGTCATATTGCTCTCTGTGTCTCTCCAGGAGCTGACAG GCTTACAGTGCTACAGTTGTGATGATGTTCAACATCCTTCCCAGTGTAATGTATCTCAAAACTGTTCCCAATCTGACAAG GTGTGTATAACAGCagaaaatgtaaacagcaatttCCAGTTTTCCTACAAGTTGGGTTGTGCAGATAATGTG TACTGCCATACACAAAAGAAACGAAATTTACGACACTTTTGTTGTTCTTCCAATTTATGCAACAAATACGACATTACTACATCTGCAACCAAGTTAACTAGTAAAACAACGTCCACAATCAAACCCTCTACAACAGTTCAAATTGCTACGACCCCTTTACACCACACTACAAGTAAGTGA